GCTCTGTGAGCGTCCTGGAGCAGAGTTTCCTGCAGAAAGAGATCTCCGCAGGTGTAGCCGGTGAGGCAAAGTTCCGGCAGGCAAAGGAGACGAACCTGCTCCTCGTTAGCCCTCTCCATTAAGGCGAGAATACGCTCCGCGTTGTAAACGCAGTCGGCCACTTGGATCGTCGGCGTCGCGGCTGCCACACGAACATATCCCTCAAATCCCTTATATCCCTTATATCCCTCATCACATTCCTCAAACGCGCAGGTCATCCGTCCCACTCCTCTCAAAGCAACTAAGCGATTCGCATAGATCCTTCGTCGCCGGCTCTCTGCTGATCTCTAAATCGGCAATGTCGAAAGGCACAGGGGACGGAGACATTTCTCCGACTCCCTCGGCGAGAAAGCTCAACAATTCGTCTAAACGCGTGGCGGACCCAGCCCGGCGGCGCAGCTCCGCCGCTCCCGGAACGCCCTTGAACATCCCTGCCATCAGTCGTTTGAGGAGCACTAAAGTAGCGCTCAGGCCGGAGACCTCCTGAGATCGTTCGCTCAAGCTCCGCAAACGCTGGAACCTCTGCTCCGGCGTCGGGTTCCACAGCTCGTCGGGGACTTGGCGGCCCAGCGCTCGTAGCGTCAGAGGAAACAGGTAGGGGTTCGCCAGGGCGCCCCGAGCCAGCATTACACCGACACAGCCCATATCCAAGTATTCTTTCACGTCCTCGACGTGAGAGACATCTCCGCTGGCGGAAATTTTTCCTGGAAAGCGACAAGATGCGGCGGCCACGATGATCCGGTCAGCTCGTCCTTCATAGCGCTGGGCCGGAGTACGCCCATGAACGCAAACATTCTCTGATCCTGCGTCAACAAGGCCCTCCACGAACCGGAGGGTCTCTTCCTCGTCGGATGTCCTGCGTATTTTCACCCAGACCGGAAGTTCCAGGCGCTTCAGGCTCCGTACCATCTCGAAAGCGACCTCCGGCCTTCCCATCAAAGCCGCTCCAGCCCCGCGCT
The sequence above is a segment of the Synergistaceae bacterium genome. Coding sequences within it:
- a CDS encoding tRNA-dihydrouridine synthase family protein; the protein is MNISQNKNKRIGGLELDNALWLAPLAGVTTPPVREFFSRLGAGLTHTEMVSCMGLLRDNRKTQGMLRLLSGEGPVVLQLFSGDADTMVRGAQVALECCSQSSTSLASFAALGINMACPMPKVTKRGAGAALMGRPEVAFEMVRSLKRLELPVWVKIRRTSDEEETLRFVEGLVDAGSENVCVHGRTPAQRYEGRADRIIVAAASCRFPGKISASGDVSHVEDVKEYLDMGCVGVMLARGALANPYLFPLTLRALGRQVPDELWNPTPEQRFQRLRSLSERSQEVSGLSATLVLLKRLMAGMFKGVPGAAELRRRAGSATRLDELLSFLAEGVGEMSPSPVPFDIADLEISREPATKDLCESLSCFERSGTDDLRV